ACTTGATGatgatattttaaattacTATGAAACGTGTTCGAATGAATCAGATGAATGTTATGCGAGTGACACTATATGTGACGCTACAACTACAAGTcatgataataaaagtgATATTACTACaagtgatgataataaaagtgATATTACTACaagtgatgataataaaagtgATATTAATACAAGTGATAATATTACAAGTGATATTACTACAAGcagtaataataaaaatagaaggaagaaaacaaaaaaaattataaaaacaagCGCCCaagataaattattaaaaggGAAACATCGAAATAAAGACCCAGATCCATTAGCTCATTTTCGTgtgtataataaatgtaaacAAAATACAGGAGGgctattttttttacttatTAAAGTATATctacataaatattataatgaagaaattaatttaatgaaaaaagaacaatataaaaataatattctctatatattaaagaaatatgCAAATCATAACGAtttagataatatatatatttataatataataccAAAATGTTGGAATATATCTGAAATATCACAATTtcttaattttaatttaaaaaaaaaaaggaatacACACATGAATCtacaaatatatcataGTTTAATTAAGAGTAATTATTTGAATGTCTCCTAcgaaaaaattaaaaaaaacgaacaaaaaataatcataaaggataaaatgtaaaaaatatatctaaaaTGAATACATTTCACTcgtttttatattttaccAAATAGGGatttgtacatatatatattatatatatatatatatatatatatatatatattttcattttattttatttattttttttttttatagatTTTGTAAGGTGTGTAACAATCCCATTTTAGAAAAAAGTTTTGCTTTTTTCTCGGAGAACATTACGGTTCATATACATTGCATTGAGAAATACGATGAGTAGAATTAATCACATCACcgaaaaatttaatatatataaatatataaatatattaatatatatatgattatatatatatatatatatatatattcattttatttttttgttcatcttttttaatgttacgtacacataaataataattaccTAACATGACTtgtcattatttatatatatgtaaatattatttcattacATTCTTGTTTttgtaatttatatatataaatatatactttaaAAACTTAACaccattttattatttatttttataaaataataaaaatgacGTCCGTAATAATCAACATAaggaagaaaataattttaaattataaatatatcacCTTCAGTTCTTATTTTGCcctttaaataatatatttaaatcaatacaatatatacatatatatatatatatatatatataatatattatacgtatgcatattttcttttctttttctttttctttttctttttgtatcagatataaaatttatcTTCACTTCAAAAGATGCAGAAGAACGAAAgttaaataatttttttttattcatcatatacaaaaaaaaaaaagaaaaaaaaaaaaagacaaaaagaaaagaaatataaaacattaaaatgcttattatttttcttcttctttttatctataaccatatattaattgtataaaatatttattcatgTTTTAAGAAAATTAAACCCTACATATCaatcatcatatatataaatataatcatatatatgtttatacatatatatatatatatatatatatatatatatatatctatatctatatctatatttatatttatataaggggttataaaatatgatatggaatgatatttatattttttttttttttttttttttttttttNNNNNNNNNNNNNNNNNNNNNNNNNNNNNNNNNNNNNNNNNNNNNNNNNNNNNNNNNNNNNNNNNNNNNNNNNNNNNNNNNNNNNNNNNNNNNNNNNNNNaaaaaaaaaaaaaaaaaaaaaaaaatatatatatacatatataaatatatatataaatttttctttttctcttttggtaaaaataagaaatcaaataaatatattatacatcatatatatatatatatatatatatatatataatatataatacacCCTGTccatttaaaaaaaaaaaaaaaaattttttttttttattttttttttttttggggTTCTACATCTGTATATAAACACACAACAAAAATGCTTactatttatttatatggGGTAATGGTTTGTTGTTATCCTTTTATATCCTTATTGTAATTTTTCGACATATAAAGCcaactaaaaaaaaaaaagaagaaaaagaaaaaatatatataaacaaataaaaaataatatatatatatatatttatttatttattcatttatttattccttttttcacaaatatttatatataaacgATTTTTTCAGGAGCGTTATAATTATTCtcaaattatttttcaaatcAGGTCTGTTTTTCTCATCATTAAAAATCTTTTATATGTTGTTGATTAAACGCCCATGTGtttaatatacatataagtttatatatatatattaatgtatataaCAGGGgcacatacatatatatacacacatatatatacatatatatatatatatatatatatatatatatatatggacattccattttctttatttattttttaccTTTTCCTTGactcttttttttctaagTTTGGCGTTAAGCTTCTTAGGTTTTTCATGCTTAGATAcaaattttttaacattCTTTGTATCCTTTGATTCTTTTTCCGGATTCTTCCTAATTTTTTCATGTGCATTTAGATACATTTGCTCGATATCATCAGCTcctatattattttttaaataatcatTGAAATGAGTTTTGTATTTGTCATTATCCTCTTCTTGTAATGTTTTCATATATTCAGCTACATGGATACctaaaatattttttcttaacTGCTCGGGGTTGAATTCATTTTTGGAACCTGGAAATCTATTATTTCCATGAGGAATATTCAATCCACCATCACAAGCTCCTTTCAATGCAGCAAATACACGATTTCCTGTTGTTGTTCTTGTTATCCCTACATCTAAGAATGCTTTTATTGGTTTTCTTCCTTCCTCATCTTCTTTATCTTCATTAGTTTCTATTTCTCCTGTTACTTTCTCAACACCTAAGAATTGAGTATCTAAATTTAAAGATTTTAAAAAACGACGTGCACACAATAAACCGGTGGCATAAGCAGCTGCATAATTCTTTAATCCAACAGGGATACCGTATCTTATTAATTCTTTTGACTTTGCTTCTGCTAATATTTTATCTCCTTCAATATGAGCACAAGCTATTTGGCATATTACCTGACTATTTGTTTTACGAACAACAAAACGAAGCTTTTGAGCATTATACTTATTCTTGTCTTGTAATATTAAAGCTTTCCTAGCCCTGTAGTCGGTTTTTCCCTCTAcaatattaaagaaaaaaaaaaaaaaaaaatatatatatatatatatatattcaataaATCATATCATATGAAggtataatatatgaacacagcattattaaatatataagagaattataaaaaaataaaaaaaaataaaataataacaattttaACAATAATTTTGGTTGTTCCAATGTCAGGTGAGTCGGcaacttaaaaaaaaatgctTAACTCGTTTTATCATTGcataaacatttttttttagcCTCTAATAAAAAACATCCTCATAACATTTTTACATCATGAATTATTGTTAACATTTATTAAGgcataaatataaaaaaaaaaaaaattatacatatatatatatatatatatatatatattatttatattttcatctttttaattttgcCATACCTCTTCTTCTTCTATATTTCACTTGGTACCTTTTAAAGTATgctttatttttaacaaCCTTTACATATGCCATTTTAACTTAcagtatattttttctttttcttttcctttttttttttttatattattttatatatataaactctttgaaaaaaaaattataatataatacgctgatatatatatatatatatatttttttttatttacaaaaaaagtaaacttctttgtaattatataaaataataaatcattacctaataataataattattatgatatttaaaaaaaaaaaaaaaaaaaaaaaaagagtcaaaaatggaaatattttacatatatttatatatatttaaattattatattattttattaaatggataaatgtaataatatattttactacatataaataacaatatatataaatatatatatattatttataatattaataaaaaataaaaaaaaaaaaatttccttttcaacgtcaaaatatatatttcaaataaaaataacctttagaaaaatattaaaaaatatatatatatatatatatatatatataatataataatatatatgaaacaaataattaaatataatttttttttttttaacaatCTATAAAGGGGAAAAATTAATAgggaagaaaaaaaaaaatttctgtatgatattaatatatatatatatatatataatatatatatgataaaattatattaatataaatcaatcaagatttttttttttttttttaaacacaaatatacatataataatatatacatatatatatatatataatatgtatatatatataatatatatatattatataataattcttaaGGTAATAAATGGATAATGgattattttatacaaaaataatacatacatatatatatataataatataatatatgctatataaaatatatcttaaatatataccACTTGGTATGtgatttttatataatataattaatatgtatcggcttatgaatattatatatataatatatataattaatatatattattacatataaaaaatatgctttactttttttatatgcaCTTTGCTTACTTTTAATACCCGcttgtttattttttatattattattattaataacaaaaagaaaaaatcgtgaatctataaaaataatatattaatatatatatatatatataatattatatttagaAAGGAAAAAGGATTTAAATTGAAAAAGAGAGAcacctttttttttattggTTAATcagaaaaatataaattattatattattgtgtaactactattatatataaaatatataatatgttatattaatatatatatatattgaaaaaaaaaaaaagctGTAACTACgcatattaatatatacatattattatatatacaatacatataattCAATTATTGCCATATCTTTAGCCcgtaataatttttaaaataccTTATccttaaatatatatataaataaatgttaCGTATATATTCCTATCCCTTATTATGTATCACCGCTTGAATcacttatatataatattatatatatataatatatatatataatatatatatataattatatttatttgagtgaatgtatttattcgctaataaatatataataatcaatacatacatacatacatatatatatatatataataagcaaaatatataagttttattattttatatgtttattaattaaaattttatttatttatatatgaaagaaatattataataataagaagtatattatattatattatatatatacataatatattttataatttatatattatatatattatatacataaatattttataatatatatttaagggtataatatataatatatatatatataacataatatatatgtttattaatTGAACACAAgattaaatatattgtatatagGCACTTCTTAAGGAAAAGGAGAAGAAAATATCTTGATTTGtgattttataaaaaaaaaaaaaaaaaattattatcatattattataaattatatgcaacatatatatattatatataatatatatttataatatatgtaacaTTAAACCcacaaaattaaaaattaattagtattaatatatatatataatatatatatgtaaaattaaaaaaaaaaaattacatatttttgaagataatatataaaatataagttttttttttttttttttattcttgaattttaaaagaattaaaaaaaaggcattttatttattttttttaaaaattattattttatttattataagcctgaaataaaaagaaaaaaaagaaacatacaaaagaaagaattacatataatatatatatataattatatatatatatttatttatatgttttttttttttttaaaaatataataattttatacttgtaaaaaattttattatcgtaatttatatttttaaaatggtaagttattaaaaaaatgtaataataataatgttataattatataaattatatacattttgaTATTTGTAAAAAGTGTATTTTATAAAGTTCATTTCTgtataatgaagaaaaaaaaaaaaacatcATATGTAACATgagaataaataaatataaatataaatatatatatatatatatatttatttatttatttatataatatattgaatatatatttagtaTATATTCTATATGCAATATTCATacctttttctttttcttcataatAGGCTAAAgataagaaaaaacaaaaaaaacCCTCCAAAAAAACACCAGCACCTTGCCCCTTATCAACAAAAGTAACAgtgaaaaaagaaataaagaAGGAAAAGAAAACGGGAATTAAAGATAACCCTTtaatttttgaaaaaaaaaagagaagCAATATTATTGGTGTTGGAGTACGTCCAAAAAAAGATTTATCGAAATATGTTAAATGGCCAAGATATATAAGAATAcaaagaaagaaaaaaattttattacaaAGATTAAAGGTTCCCCCTTCAATTAACCAATTTAACCACACACTTCCTAAGAGTCAAGTAAGTGCACAAATGATAGATATGAATGTGTTTCTTTATAtcttataaatacatatattatatatatatatatatatattatatatttataatttataattttttttttctccaTACAGACACAAGATTTATTGAACTTTTTAAAGGCTTATAAACCTGAATCCAAAACCGATAAAAAACAGAGATTGTTAAATAAAGCTAAAGAGGCTTTAAACAAAAACATTACAAAAGATAAAAAGCCACTATTTCTTAAATACGGAATAAATCATATTACCAAATTAGTTGAGAATAAAAAGGCTAATCTTGTTGTTATAGCTAATGATGTATCCCCAATTGAATTAGTTTTATTTCTTCCGGCCTTATGCAGATTGAAGGAAGTACCTTACTGTATTGTTAAAGACAAAGCTACCTTAGGAAAGCTTgtacataaaaaaacaGCAACTGCAGTATGTCTtgaaaatgtaaaaaaagaagaCCAAGAAAAATTAGACTACTTCGCAAAAGTTTGTAAAGAAAACTTTAACGATAATGTTGATTTGAGAAGAAAATGGGGAGGACAAAAAATGAGTGCTAAATCGATgttattgaaaaaaatgaaagatAAAGCAAGAAAAATTGAAGAAGCCAAAAAGAAGGAAATATCTGCAAAATTATAaggtaataataaaaaaaacaaaaaaaaaaaaaaaaaaaatttatatatatatataaatatatgtatatatgtacatgttttatatttttattttggaacgtgtacatataattatttattgtgTGCTAGccatataattatatatatatatatatatataatgtatatgtatatatgtgaatatttattttttatttatttatttacatattttatatgacCGTTCAGGTAATTTtggtattttttttatgtacacatgttcatatttttttttttttttttttttttgtgtgtGTGTGCATAATATAAATGCTGATTTACCACAGTGGCAACtaatttttcttcatttacTGTTTACTGCCAGAAATCAGCTAAATCGATTTCATAATTTTAGGAACCATAGAAAAAATTgagaatttttttttgtggGCCGTATTTATGAATACAAATATTCTAATTTTATGAAACGATTATTTTGAATTCATTACATgttatatacattatatgtgtatctatataatatatatatttgtattgtatgttaatgaaagaaaaaaataaaataaaataaaataaaagagtaatatgtttattgttaataattatataatgatgaaaacTTCAAGGAAGTGCCGTCCGAATATTTATGTTGACGATAATTAATTAATCTgaacataattattttcaatgtgtatataataaaatatatgatgtatatgatatatatatatatatatatatatatttgtatgtgacctttttattgtattatattatttatatatatatatatatatatatttttttttttttttaatcttattaggaaatataaaagtaaCGCGATATTTTGCTCTTTAGTGTTTTAAAGAACAAAAGAAGATATCTAACCTACCCATTTATTGCAGTAAAAgtttttcatatttttacgtattttttttttttttttctttttttttttttttatttataatattaattttatatattaacttttttttatttttaaaattataaNNNNNNNNNNNNNNNNNNNNNNNNNNNNNNNNNNNNNNNNNNNNNNNNNNNNNNNNNNNNNNNNNNNNNNNNNNNNNNNNNNNNNNNNNNNNNNNNNNNNNNNNNNNNNNNNNNNNNNNNNNNNNNNNNNNNNNNNNNNNNNNNNNNNNNNNNNNNNNNNNNNNNNNNNNNNNNNNNNNNNNNNNNNNNNNNNNNNNNNNNNNNNNNNNNNNNNNNNNNNNNNNNNNNNNNNNNNNNNNNNNNNNNNNNNNNNNNNNNNNNNNNNNNNNNNNNNNNNNNNNNNNNNNNNNNNNNNNNNNNNNNNNNNNNNNNNNNNNNNNNNNNNNNNNNNNNNNNNNNNNNNNNNNNNNNNNNNNNNNNNNNNNNNNNNNNNNNNNNNNNNNNNNNNNNNNNNNNNNNNAAAAAttaatgtattttttttttttttattttttaaaaaaaaaaaaaatatttttttttttttctttttttgtaataaaagttttttatatttttacgtatttttttttttttttttttttttttttttttaaatgaaaaatacAAAAGAGTAAACCAACAGATggttatataaaaaaataacaatgGCATAATAGAATAGTTTAatttgttaaaaaaaaaaaaaaaaaagaataaaatgaaacacaaaaaaaacatatatttatttattattatatataaatatgtataatttttttttttttttttaataacctaatattatattatattatattatatatatgtttatttaatatttaaaaaaaaaaaaagaaatgatccaatttttaactttttcacatttattttaaaaaatttttacaaatttttattttattaattaaaatcAAACAcagttatatattttattaaaatgtaactttgtatatatatgcaagtgtaaataaaatattacatttttcttttattatttatgtggTTAAAATACTGATGTGgtatataaaagaaaaaggaatattaaggaaaagaaaaaatgcttttattttttaaaaattattaaggaaaaataataacatataaatatatacatatatatatatatatatatatatatatatatatatatatatatatatatttttatttatatatagataaatatatttttttttaaatattatggGTGAAAAggtttttaaaaatattatatatataataacatacctgctatatatataatattataaaatattatttatatgaatttaaCATAGGATAcaaaatacatattttatttaaacatataaatattatataaaaaaaataatatatttctaataGGGTCATTATTgaaagggaaaaaaaatcatatatttataatatataataatatatatatatatatgtaaaaaatatatgcactggatttttttttttttttctataaatGAACCGGCAATATTtcaaacatatataataatatatatatatatatataattatatatatatttatgtaatagctttataataaattttttatagtAACAGTtgatttaaaaaagtatataatattacaaaatttaaatttatatatccaatttttttttttttttttttttttttttttaagatgATCGtaacaaaattattattttcttttaaattaaaaaaaatattataatatatattatattatatacatttaaatataaattgttttttttctatctaattttttcaattaattaaaaaattataaatatgtttaaaaatttatattttttttaaaataatttttataaattttataaaaatccTTTTTGCtttgttttaataatgttatgtattatataaaatatatttccaccttttaataaattatttataaataagaacgatagatatattgttaaatatattcattttaaaaaaacatttattattattatatatatgtatgtaaataaaattttatattttctttaaaaaaaaaaaaaaaaaaaaaaaaaaaatgatgacaaccttttcataatataaagcCTTTCGGGTCTGAAGAGcattatgatgataaaaaaaaaaaaaaactgatttttttttttgtacgaaatatataaaaagaatattaatatataaatatatatatatatatatatatatatatatatatatatatatgtatatataattgtgataataatatatgaatatgtGACATGaacttttatatatgtgtatttattacaaaataaattttatgaattatttaaaaaatatatgttatattaattaggaaaaaaattaataaaagagTAAGTTTTTGATTGTTTTGCAAGATTTTTCTGAGTTCtactatttttttaaaataaagagtagaaataatttcttgctagattaaattttttatgattttcCAGCTTGAATTTTGAAAGCATTTAATTCAAATTTTCTCGTTTTCTAATCAAACAgttatacataaatatattttaatatatatatatatatatattattattattattattattatcttttttataaaacagttaattatattaatggCATAAAATTTGTATGATccattataatattttatacttttatttttttaatgatgATATGAAGAACTTGGTCTGTGTTAct
This is a stretch of genomic DNA from Plasmodium reichenowi strain SY57 chromosome 14, whole genome shotgun sequence. It encodes these proteins:
- a CDS encoding 60S ribosomal protein L7-3, putative, whose amino-acid sequence is MAKDKKKQKKPSKKTPAPCPLSTKVTVKKEIKKEKKTGIKDNPLIFEKKKRSNIIGVGVRPKKDLSKYVKWPRYIRIQRKKKILLQRLKVPPSINQFNHTLPKSQTQDLLNFLKAYKPESKTDKKQRLLNKAKEALNKNITKDKKPLFLKYGINHITKLVENKKANLVVIANDVSPIELVLFLPALCRLKEVPYCIVKDKATLGKLVHKKTATAVCLENVKKEDQEKLDYFAKVCKENFNDNVDLRRKWGGQKMSAKSMLLKKMKDKARKIEEAKKKEISAKL
- a CDS encoding 60S ribosomal protein L5, putative; the protein is MAYVKVVKNKAYFKRYQVKYRRRREGKTDYRARKALILQDKNKYNAQKLRFVVRKTNSQVICQIACAHIEGDKILAEAKSKELIRYGIPVGLKNYAAAYATGLLCARRFLKSLNLDTQFLGVEKVTGEIETNEDKEDEEGRKPIKAFLDVGITRTTTGNRVFAALKGACDGGLNIPHGNNRFPGSKNEFNPEQLRKNILGIHVAEYMKTLQEEDNDKYKTHFNDYLKNNIGADDIEQMYLNAHEKIRKNPEKESKDTKNVKKFVSKHEKPKKLNAKLRKKRVKEKLALYVEKLQ